One region of Danio aesculapii chromosome 7, fDanAes4.1, whole genome shotgun sequence genomic DNA includes:
- the LOC130231906 gene encoding lysophosphatidic acid receptor 6 yields MSSSTCSNSTVKSHQNWIFVTVYSVVFLVGLSLNVTALVIFLRNMKSRSHTTMYMVNLAFADVLLVCTLPVRIYYHAGLGCLHQRVCDFAGVILLSNMYGSIFLLTCISFDRCIAVCFPLSSLVREGRKKAWCVCLGIWILTLGASLPIYLKPRNRNNSSTVHTMNMTMNKTSQCFGAFPTYATQAGVLASTIIFGFGIPLTVMVISSWGLIQAINKSTAVQTSELVDSRRIKRMIITNLAIFLLCFLPYHVILVLLHLFNNSNMSDSILMVYRYSLMVACLNAMLDPLAYYFATETFRKKMDVEAVRKKWLINTHSSDGNNRSRTPLTT; encoded by the coding sequence ATGTCAAGTTCAACATGCTCGAATTCAACAGTCAAAAGCCATCAGAACTGGATTTTTGTTACCGTGTATTCGGTGGTCTTCCTAGTAGGACTTTCTCTCAACGTCACTGCGCTTGTGATTTTCCTACGCAACATGAAATCCCGATCGCATACAACCATGTACATGGTTAACCTAGCGTTTGCTGATGTTCTTCTGGTTTGCACGCTTCCAGTGCGGATCTATTACCATGCAGGTTTGGGGTGTCTGCACCAGAGGGTCTGCGATTTTGCCGGCGTCATACTGCTAAGTAACATGTATGGCAGCATCTTCCTCCTCACCTGCATTAGCTTTGATCGCTGCATAGCAGTCTGTTTTCCGCTGTCTTCTCTGGTCCGCGAGGGCCGCAAGAAAGCATGGTGCGTATGTTTGGGAATATGGATCCTAACTCTCGGAGCAAGTTTACCCATCTACTTAAAACCGAGAAATCGCAACAATTCCAGTACAGTGCACAcaatgaacatgacaatgaataaGACCAGTCAATGTTTTGGTGCTTTCCCTACTTATGCAACTCAAGCAGGTGTTCTTGCTTCCACAATAATATTTGGGTTTGGGATCCCACTAACCGTCATGGTTATCAGCTCATGGGGGCTCATTCAGGCTATAAATAAAAGCACAGCTGTTCAGACCAGCGAACTTGTAGACAGCAGACGAattaaaaggatgataataactAACCTGGCGATCTTTCTGCTTTGTTTTCTGCCATATCATGTTATTCTTGTGCTGCTTCATTTGTTTAATAATTCAAATATGTCAGACTCAATATTGATGGTCTATCGGTACAGCCTCATGGTTGCTTGCCTGAACGCAATGCTGGACCCTCTGGCGTACTACTTCGCAACAgagacattcagaaaaaaaatggatGTTGAAGCTGTACGCAAAAAATGGCTGATAAACACTCACAGCTCGGATGGAAACAATCGCTCTCGAACCCCACTCACAACATAA